One genomic region from Balaenoptera acutorostrata chromosome 1, mBalAcu1.1, whole genome shotgun sequence encodes:
- the AKR1A1 gene encoding aldo-keto reductase family 1 member A1, translating into MPGPSPSSGRSFLITARLKSLSPVSGQFLAAHQSRKLRPIGSLAGHRTELKSHTSLLTSCARAEGTMAASCILLHTGQKMPLIGLGTWKSEPGQVKAVIKYALSIGYRHIDCAAIYGNETEIGEALKENVGPGKLVPREELFVTSKLWNTKHHPEDVEPALRKTLADLQLEYLDLYLMHWPYAFERGDNPFPKNADGTIRYDSTHYKETWKALEALVAKGLVRALGLSNFSSRQIDDVLSVASVRPAVLQVECHPYLAQNELIAHCQARGLEVTAYSPLGSSDRAWRDPAEPVLLEEPVVLALAEEHGRSPAQILLRWQVQRKVSCIPKSVTPSHILQNIQVFDFTFSLEEMKQLDALNKNLRFIVPMLTVDGKRVPRDAGHPLYPFNDPY; encoded by the exons ATGCccggccccagcccctcctctgggAGGAGCTTCCTCATCACCGCCAGACTTAAGTCCCTGTCTCCAGTGTCAGGCCAGTTTCTTGCTGCCCACCAATCCCGGAAGCTGAGGCCCATTGGGTCGCTAGCAGGGCACAGGACTGAGCTGAAAAGCCATACATCCCTGTTAACGTCCTGTGCTCGTGCCGAG GGGACAATGGCGGCTTCCTGTATCCTCCTGCACACTGGACAGAAGATGCCCCTGATTGGACTGGGCACCTGGAAGAGTGAGCCTGGCCAG GTAAAAGCAGTTATTAAATATGCCTTGAGTATAGGCTACCGCCACATTGACTGTGCTGCTATCTACGGCAACGAGACTGAGATTGGGGAGGCCCTGAAGGAGAATGTGGGACCTGGCAAG TTGGTGCCTCGGGAGGAGCTGTTTGTGACTTCCAAGCTGTGGAACACGAAGCACCACCCCGAGGATGTGGAGCCTGCCCTCCGGAAGACACTCGCTGACCTCCAGCTGGAGTATTTGGACCTGTACCTGATGCACTGGCCTTATGCCTTTGA GCGGGGAGACAACCCCTTTCCTAAGAATGCTGATGGGACTATACGCTATGACTCCACCCACTACAAGGAGACCTGGAAGGCTCTGGAGGCACTGGTGGCTAAGGGGCTGGTGCGGGCACTGGGCCTGTCCAACTTCAGCAGTCGGCAGATCGATGATGTGCTCAGTGTGGCCTCTGTGCGCCCAGCTGTCCTGCAG GTGGAATGCCACCCATACCTGGCTCAGAATGAGCTGATTGCCCACTGCCAAGCACGCGGCCTGGAGGTGACTGCTTATAGCCCTCTGGGCTCCTCTGATCGTGCTTGGCGTGATCCTGCTGAGCCTGTCCTGCTTGAGGAGCCAGTGGTCCTGGCACTGGCTGAAGAGCATGGCCGCTCTCCAGCTCAGATCTTGCTCAG GTGGCAGGTCCAGCGGAAAGTGAGCTGCATCCCCAAGAGTGTCACACCTTCCCATATCCTTCAGAATATCCAG GTGTTTGACTTCACTTTTAGCCTGGAGGAGATGAAGCAGCTGGATGCCCTGAATAAAAATTTGCGATTCATCGTGCCCATGCTTACG GTGGATGGGAAGAGGGTCCCAAGAGATGCAGGTCACCCTCTGTACCCCTTCAATGACCCATATTGA